One genomic region from Stutzerimonas decontaminans encodes:
- a CDS encoding PA3496 family putative envelope integrity protein, giving the protein MLRHTDDNGQLDSKTRRKQQDERRMRFRRAIESYTEQRQLHAELNDYADALVLSSLRESSVSRRSAPPAH; this is encoded by the coding sequence ATGCTCCGGCACACCGACGACAACGGCCAGCTCGACAGCAAGACCCGTCGCAAACAGCAGGATGAGCGCCGCATGCGCTTTCGCCGTGCCATCGAAAGCTATACCGAACAGCGCCAGCTGCATGCCGAACTGAACGATTACGCCGATGCGCTGGTGCTCAGCTCGCTGCGGGAGTCGTCGGTGAGCCGGCGAAGCGCTCCGCCAGCACACTGA
- the hexR gene encoding transcriptional regulator HexR, translating into MNLLQHIAQSRSLLRKSELKVADHVLLDPASVMHSSMADLAHVVGVSEPTIVRFCRAIGCLGFQDLKLKLAQSLAAGASFGQFAISENDSVADFALKIFDTTLHTLMEVRERLDPEALQRAITAMASAERVEFYGFGASGAVATDAQHKFFRLLLSAAAYSDPHMQAMSAVTLKPTDVAICISQSGRSKDLLITANVVRESGATLITLCPSQTPLAELATINLAIDVQEDTEIYTPLTSRIAHLVVIDVLAMGVAMARGPSLVNHLKSVKRSLRSLRLSPQKVKSHDD; encoded by the coding sequence GTGAATCTGCTGCAGCACATCGCCCAATCCAGAAGCCTGCTACGGAAGTCGGAGCTGAAAGTGGCCGACCATGTCCTGCTCGATCCGGCCTCGGTGATGCACAGTTCCATGGCCGACCTGGCCCATGTGGTGGGTGTCAGCGAGCCGACCATCGTGCGTTTCTGCCGCGCCATCGGCTGCCTGGGCTTCCAGGATCTGAAGCTCAAGCTGGCGCAAAGCCTGGCCGCTGGTGCCAGCTTTGGTCAGTTCGCCATCAGCGAGAACGATTCGGTGGCCGACTTCGCCTTGAAGATCTTTGACACCACCCTGCATACCCTGATGGAAGTGCGCGAGCGGCTCGATCCCGAGGCCTTGCAGCGCGCCATCACGGCCATGGCTAGTGCCGAGCGGGTGGAGTTCTACGGTTTCGGCGCCTCGGGTGCCGTGGCCACCGATGCCCAGCACAAATTCTTCCGCCTGCTGCTGTCGGCTGCGGCCTATTCCGATCCGCACATGCAGGCCATGTCGGCGGTGACGCTCAAGCCCACCGACGTGGCGATCTGCATCTCGCAGTCCGGGCGCTCGAAGGATCTGCTGATCACCGCCAACGTGGTGCGTGAATCCGGCGCGACGCTGATCACCCTGTGTCCGAGCCAGACGCCGCTGGCCGAGCTGGCCACCATCAATCTGGCCATCGATGTGCAGGAGGACACCGAGATCTACACCCCGCTGACCTCACGTATCGCCCATCTGGTGGTAATCGACGTGCTGGCAATGGGCGTCGCCATGGCTCGCGGGCCGAGCCTGGTCAATCACCTCAAGAGCGTGAAGCGCAGTCTGCGCAGCCTTCGCCTGTCACCGCAGAAGGTCAAGTCGCACGACGACTGA
- a CDS encoding LysR family transcriptional regulator, whose amino-acid sequence MRKSLMRMTLRQLQVFRAVCETRSYSRAAEEMALTQPAVSLQIRQLEELVGQPLFEYVGKKLYLTDAAEALQRASTDIFGRLDSLDMQLSDLQGSLQGQLNLAVESSAKYVTPHLFAAFKRLHPEVSLQLVVVNHAQAVKRLSVSRDDLLIMSQVPTDMDLEFMPFLNNPIIAVAPPDHPLCHAATLSLQDLTGYPLLVREPGSGTRRAGEDYLRQKRAHFAQTIQVASLDALRECVVAGLGLALLPRHAVHLELASGLLRELPVVELPLYRSWCVVHSRGKRLSPVAQAFFAFLREERAQISVLAERFAGSPTTPAAS is encoded by the coding sequence ATGCGAAAATCGCTTATGCGCATGACATTGCGCCAGCTTCAGGTCTTCCGCGCAGTATGCGAGACGCGCTCCTACAGCCGTGCCGCCGAGGAAATGGCGCTGACCCAGCCCGCCGTCAGCTTGCAGATTCGCCAGCTTGAGGAATTGGTCGGGCAACCGCTGTTCGAGTACGTCGGCAAGAAGCTCTATCTCACCGATGCCGCCGAAGCGCTGCAACGCGCCAGCACCGACATCTTCGGTCGGCTGGACAGCCTCGACATGCAGCTCTCGGATCTGCAGGGCTCGCTACAGGGCCAGCTCAACCTCGCGGTGGAATCCAGCGCCAAGTACGTCACGCCGCACCTGTTTGCCGCGTTCAAGCGCCTGCATCCGGAGGTCAGCCTGCAGCTGGTGGTGGTCAACCATGCCCAGGCAGTCAAGCGCCTGTCGGTGAGCCGCGATGACCTGCTGATCATGTCCCAGGTGCCCACCGACATGGATCTGGAGTTCATGCCCTTTCTGAACAACCCGATCATCGCCGTGGCGCCGCCCGACCATCCGCTGTGCCACGCTGCGACGCTATCCCTGCAGGACCTTACCGGCTACCCGCTGTTGGTGCGCGAGCCGGGTTCCGGCACGCGGCGGGCGGGCGAAGACTACCTGCGCCAGAAACGCGCGCATTTCGCCCAGACCATCCAGGTCGCCTCGCTGGATGCCCTGCGTGAATGCGTGGTGGCTGGGCTCGGCCTGGCTCTGCTGCCGCGGCATGCGGTACATCTGGAGCTGGCCAGCGGACTGCTACGCGAGCTGCCGGTGGTGGAACTGCCGCTGTACCGCAGCTGGTGCGTGGTGCATTCGCGCGGCAAGCGCCTGAGCCCGGTAGCCCAGGCGTTCTTCGCCTTCCTCCGTGAAGAGCGCGCGCAGATCAGTGTGCTGGCGGAGCGCTTCGCCGGCTCACCGACGACTCCCGCAGCGAGCTGA
- the ectA gene encoding diaminobutyrate acetyltransferase, giving the protein MLRRPTDGDGYNLHQLVARCQPLDTNSVYCNLLQCSDFADTAIAAENAQGELVGFISGYSPPARTDTLFVWQVAVDSSMRGQGLALRMLLALTARVAREHDVRFMETTISPDNAASQALFKRAFDRLGADCTTRTLFSRAAHFGGQHEDEVLYRAGPFTVSHLEEELKEHA; this is encoded by the coding sequence GTGCTCCGTCGCCCAACCGACGGCGACGGTTACAACCTGCATCAGCTGGTGGCGCGCTGCCAGCCCCTCGATACCAATTCGGTCTACTGCAACCTGCTGCAGTGCTCCGATTTCGCCGACACCGCCATCGCCGCAGAGAACGCCCAGGGCGAACTGGTTGGTTTCATCTCGGGTTACAGCCCCCCTGCCCGGACGGACACGCTGTTCGTCTGGCAGGTCGCCGTCGACAGTTCGATGCGCGGTCAGGGCCTGGCCCTGCGCATGCTGCTGGCGCTGACGGCCCGTGTGGCCCGTGAGCACGATGTGCGCTTCATGGAAACCACCATTTCCCCGGACAACGCGGCGTCGCAGGCACTGTTCAAGCGGGCCTTCGACCGGCTGGGTGCCGACTGCACCACGCGCACGCTGTTTTCCCGCGCTGCGCACTTCGGCGGGCAGCACGAGGACGAGGTGCTCTACCGCGCCGGCCCGTTCACCGTTTCCCATCTAGAAGAAGAGCTCAAGGAGCACGCATGA
- a CDS encoding P-II family nitrogen regulator, translated as MNAHNRTLLTVICEAALEHKLVADLKTLGAPGWTLSDARGSGSRGVRSAGWDTDGNIRLEVICSREIAERIAEHLQARYYEHFAMVCYLAEVEVLRPEKF; from the coding sequence ATGAACGCGCACAACCGCACGCTGCTGACCGTGATCTGCGAGGCAGCGCTGGAACACAAACTCGTTGCCGACCTGAAGACTCTCGGTGCACCTGGCTGGACGCTGTCGGACGCCCGTGGCAGCGGCAGCCGCGGCGTACGCAGTGCCGGCTGGGACACCGACGGCAATATCCGCCTGGAGGTGATTTGCAGCCGCGAGATCGCCGAGCGTATCGCCGAACACCTGCAGGCCCGTTATTACGAGCATTTCGCCATGGTCTGCTACCTGGCCGAGGTCGAAGTGCTGCGGCCCGAGAAGTTCTGA
- the zwf gene encoding glucose-6-phosphate dehydrogenase yields MSISCDMLVFGGTGDLTLHKLLPALYHLHRDGRLHADVRILALARKKLDRDGYVALAERHCRAQVARSDFSSDTWQAFAQRLDYFAMDASQRGDYVRLAHHLGQAEGRVRVFYLATAPDLFEPIAANLESAGLAGDDARIVLEKPIGHSLDSALEINEAIGAVFPESRIYRIDHYLGKETVQNLMALRFANALFEPIWRAAHIDHVQITVAETLGVENRGGYYDNAGAMRDMLQNHLLQLLCLVAMEAPVRFDAKHIRGEKVKVLEALKPITGNDVLDKTVRGQYGAGRIGGHDVQAYYFEPNIDNDSDTETFVAVKAEIDNWRWAGVPFYLRTGKRMARKRSEIIITFKQVPHLLFSKGEVNRLVISLQPEESISLQLMAKAPGKGMQLEPVELDLNLAHAFSSTRRWEAYERLLLDVIEGDSTLFMRRDEVEAAWNWVDPILRGWHSYYRKPRPYPAGEDGPDQAHQFIERQGHQWWQ; encoded by the coding sequence ATGTCGATATCCTGTGACATGCTCGTGTTCGGCGGGACCGGTGACCTGACGCTGCACAAACTGCTTCCGGCGCTCTACCACCTGCACCGCGACGGGCGCCTGCACGCCGACGTACGGATACTCGCTCTGGCGCGCAAGAAGCTCGACCGCGACGGCTACGTGGCGCTGGCCGAGCGGCATTGCCGCGCCCAGGTTGCCCGCAGCGACTTCAGCAGCGACACCTGGCAGGCCTTCGCCCAGCGCCTGGACTATTTCGCCATGGACGCCTCCCAGCGTGGCGATTACGTGCGCCTCGCCCACCACCTAGGCCAGGCCGAAGGCCGTGTACGAGTGTTCTACCTGGCGACCGCGCCGGACCTGTTCGAGCCCATTGCTGCCAACCTGGAAAGTGCCGGACTGGCCGGCGACGATGCGCGCATCGTGCTGGAAAAGCCCATCGGCCATTCGCTGGACTCGGCGCTGGAAATCAACGAAGCGATCGGCGCCGTGTTCCCCGAATCGCGCATCTATCGGATCGACCACTACCTGGGCAAGGAGACGGTGCAGAACCTCATGGCCCTGCGCTTCGCCAACGCGCTGTTCGAGCCGATCTGGCGGGCCGCACACATCGACCATGTGCAGATTACCGTCGCCGAGACCCTCGGCGTCGAGAACCGCGGCGGCTATTACGACAATGCCGGCGCCATGCGCGACATGCTGCAGAACCACCTGTTGCAGCTGCTCTGCCTCGTGGCGATGGAAGCGCCGGTGCGTTTCGACGCCAAGCATATCCGCGGCGAGAAGGTGAAGGTGCTCGAAGCGCTCAAGCCGATCACCGGCAACGACGTGCTGGACAAGACCGTGCGCGGGCAATACGGCGCCGGACGCATCGGCGGCCATGACGTGCAGGCGTACTACTTCGAGCCGAACATCGACAATGACAGCGACACCGAAACCTTCGTCGCGGTAAAGGCCGAGATCGACAACTGGCGCTGGGCCGGCGTGCCCTTCTATCTGCGCACCGGCAAGCGCATGGCGCGCAAGCGTTCGGAGATCATCATCACCTTCAAGCAGGTGCCGCACCTGCTGTTCAGCAAGGGTGAAGTGAACCGGCTGGTGATCAGCCTGCAGCCGGAAGAAAGCATCAGCCTGCAGCTCATGGCCAAGGCACCCGGCAAGGGCATGCAACTGGAGCCGGTGGAGCTGGATCTGAACCTGGCGCATGCCTTCAGCAGCACCCGTCGCTGGGAGGCCTACGAGCGGCTGCTGCTGGATGTGATCGAAGGTGATTCGACGTTGTTCATGCGTCGCGACGAGGTGGAAGCAGCCTGGAACTGGGTCGACCCCATCCTGCGTGGCTGGCACAGTTACTATCGCAAACCGCGACCCTATCCGGCCGGCGAGGATGGCCCGGATCAGGCCCACCAATTCATCGAGCGCCAGGGTCACCAGTGGTGGCAATGA
- the oadA gene encoding sodium-extruding oxaloacetate decarboxylase subunit alpha, with translation MTAQKKITVTDTILRDAHQSLIATRMRTEDMLPICEKLDRVGYWSLEVWGGATFDACVRFLKEDPWERLRQLKAALPNTRLQMLLRGQNLLGYRHYADDVVEAFCAKAADNGIDVFRIFDAMNDVRNLETAIRAVKKTGKHAQGTIAYTTSPVHTVELFVEQARAMRDMGVDSIAIKDMAGLLTPFATGDLVRALKAEIDLPVFIHSHDTAGVASMCQLKAIENGADHIDTAISSMAWGTSHPGTESMVAALRGTPYDTGLDLQLLQEIGLYFYAVRKKYHQFESEFTGVDTRVQVNQVPGGMISNLANQLKEQGALNRMDEVLAEIPRVRKDLGYPPLVTPTSQIVGTQAFFNVLAGERYKTITNEVKLYLQGRYGKAPGTIDAKLQRQAIGGEEIIEVRPADLIKPELDRLRQEIGALAKSEEDVLTFAMFPDIGRKFLEEREAGTLQPEVLLPIPDGTTASAASGGGVPTEFVIDVHGETYRVDITGVGVKGEGKRHFFLSIDGMPEEVVFEPLNNFVGGSGGSQRKQASGPGDVSTSMPGNVVDVLVKEGDVVKAGQAVLISEAMKMETEIQAPMGGTVKAVHVAKGDRVNPGEVLIEIEG, from the coding sequence ATGACTGCTCAGAAGAAAATCACCGTTACCGACACCATCCTGCGTGATGCTCACCAATCGCTCATCGCCACTCGCATGCGCACCGAAGACATGCTGCCGATCTGCGAAAAGCTCGACCGCGTCGGCTACTGGTCGCTGGAAGTCTGGGGCGGCGCAACCTTTGACGCCTGCGTGCGTTTCCTCAAGGAAGACCCCTGGGAGCGCCTGCGCCAGCTCAAGGCAGCGCTGCCCAATACCCGTCTGCAGATGCTGTTGCGCGGGCAGAACCTGCTGGGTTACCGGCACTACGCCGATGACGTGGTCGAGGCCTTCTGTGCCAAGGCGGCCGACAACGGCATCGACGTGTTCCGCATCTTCGATGCGATGAACGATGTGCGTAACCTGGAAACTGCCATTCGCGCGGTAAAGAAGACCGGTAAGCACGCCCAGGGCACCATCGCCTACACCACCAGCCCGGTGCACACCGTCGAGCTGTTCGTCGAGCAGGCACGGGCGATGCGCGACATGGGTGTCGATTCCATCGCCATCAAGGACATGGCCGGCCTGCTCACGCCATTCGCCACCGGTGATCTGGTGCGCGCGCTGAAGGCCGAGATCGACCTGCCGGTGTTCATCCATTCCCACGACACCGCTGGTGTCGCCAGCATGTGCCAGTTGAAAGCCATCGAGAACGGCGCTGACCACATCGACACGGCGATTTCCTCCATGGCCTGGGGCACCAGCCATCCCGGCACTGAGTCGATGGTCGCGGCCTTGCGTGGCACGCCGTATGACACCGGCCTCGATCTGCAGCTGCTGCAGGAGATCGGCCTGTACTTCTACGCCGTGCGCAAGAAGTACCACCAGTTCGAAAGCGAATTCACCGGCGTCGATACCCGCGTGCAGGTCAACCAGGTGCCGGGCGGGATGATTTCCAACCTGGCCAACCAGTTGAAGGAGCAGGGCGCGCTCAACCGCATGGATGAAGTGCTCGCCGAGATTCCGCGCGTACGCAAGGATCTCGGTTACCCGCCGCTGGTGACCCCGACGTCGCAGATCGTCGGCACCCAGGCGTTCTTCAATGTGCTTGCCGGCGAGCGCTACAAGACCATCACCAATGAGGTGAAGCTCTACCTGCAGGGCCGCTACGGCAAGGCGCCGGGCACCATCGACGCCAAGCTGCAGCGCCAGGCCATTGGCGGCGAGGAAATCATCGAGGTGCGCCCGGCCGACCTGATCAAGCCGGAGCTGGACAGGCTGCGCCAGGAAATCGGTGCGTTGGCCAAATCCGAAGAAGACGTGCTGACCTTCGCCATGTTCCCCGACATCGGTCGCAAGTTCCTTGAGGAGCGCGAGGCCGGCACCCTGCAACCGGAAGTGCTGCTGCCGATTCCCGACGGCACCACGGCCAGCGCTGCCAGCGGCGGGGGCGTGCCGACTGAGTTCGTCATCGACGTGCACGGCGAGACCTACCGCGTCGACATCACCGGTGTCGGCGTCAAGGGCGAGGGCAAGCGGCACTTCTTCCTCTCCATTGACGGCATGCCGGAGGAAGTGGTGTTCGAACCATTGAACAACTTCGTCGGCGGCAGCGGTGGCAGCCAGCGCAAGCAGGCCAGCGGACCGGGCGATGTCAGCACCAGCATGCCGGGCAATGTGGTCGACGTACTGGTCAAGGAAGGCGACGTGGTCAAGGCCGGCCAGGCCGTGCTGATCAGCGAAGCGATGAAGATGGAAACCGAAATCCAGGCGCCCATGGGCGGAACGGTCAAAGCGGTTCATGTTGCCAAAGGTGACCGGGTGAACCCGGGAGAAGTCTTGATAGAGATCGAGGGCTGA
- the glsB gene encoding glutaminase B, producing MHALLQEILDEVRPLLGQGRVASYIPALADVAPNQMGIAVCSADGEVFEAGDAQTPFSIQSISKVFSLVQAIGHRGESLWERLGHEPSGQPFNSLVQLEFERGRPRNPFINAGALVICDVNQSRFATPELSMRDFVRHLSGNRLIVSDTRVAESEYQHRARNAAMAYLMQAFGNFHNDVEAVLRSYFHHCALRMNCVDLARAFAFLARDGACPQSGERMLAPRQAKQVNAIMATSGLYDEAGNFAYRVGLPGKSGVGGGIVAVVPGRFTVCVWSPELNAAGNSLIGMAALEALSQRIGWSIF from the coding sequence ATGCATGCCCTGCTGCAGGAGATTCTCGACGAGGTGCGCCCACTGCTCGGGCAAGGCCGAGTAGCCAGCTACATCCCGGCACTGGCCGATGTGGCGCCCAACCAGATGGGCATCGCCGTGTGCAGTGCCGATGGCGAAGTGTTCGAGGCCGGCGATGCGCAGACGCCGTTCTCGATCCAGAGCATTTCCAAGGTCTTCAGCCTGGTGCAGGCCATCGGGCACCGCGGCGAGTCGTTGTGGGAGCGGCTGGGCCACGAGCCTTCCGGGCAGCCGTTCAATTCGCTGGTGCAGCTCGAGTTCGAGCGCGGTCGTCCGCGCAACCCCTTCATCAATGCCGGGGCATTGGTGATCTGCGACGTCAATCAGTCGCGCTTCGCCACCCCGGAGCTGTCGATGCGCGATTTCGTCCGGCATCTGTCCGGCAATCGGCTGATCGTCTCCGACACCCGCGTCGCCGAGTCCGAATACCAGCACCGCGCGCGCAACGCCGCCATGGCCTATCTGATGCAGGCCTTCGGCAACTTCCACAACGATGTGGAGGCGGTGTTGCGCAGCTATTTTCATCACTGTGCGCTGCGCATGAACTGCGTCGACCTGGCCCGCGCATTCGCCTTCCTCGCCCGTGACGGTGCCTGCCCGCAGAGTGGCGAGAGGATGCTGGCACCGCGTCAGGCCAAGCAGGTCAACGCGATCATGGCCACCAGCGGCCTTTACGACGAGGCTGGCAACTTCGCCTATCGGGTCGGCCTGCCCGGCAAGAGCGGGGTCGGTGGCGGCATCGTTGCGGTGGTGCCGGGACGCTTTACCGTCTGCGTCTGGTCGCCGGAACTCAACGCCGCGGGCAACTCGCTGATCGGCATGGCCGCCCTTGAGGCGCTGTCGCAGCGTATCGGCTGGTCCATCTTCTGA
- a CDS encoding carbonic anhydrase, giving the protein MNDGKKSETAQEALEHIVSGVKRFREEVYPEQRELFEKLAYEQTPRAMFITCADSRIIPELITQSSPGDLFVTRNVGNVVPPYGQMNGGVSTAIEFAVMALGVQHIIVCGHSDCGAMKAVLNPAQLERMPTVKGWLRHAEVAKIVVEQNCGCADHNTLGILTEENVVAQLDHLRTHPSVAARLASGQLFIHGWVYNIGTSEIRAYDAEKGEFRLVGDGPLPMATPRARYQVS; this is encoded by the coding sequence ATGAATGACGGCAAGAAGAGCGAAACGGCCCAGGAGGCCCTCGAACACATCGTCTCGGGCGTTAAACGCTTCCGCGAAGAGGTCTATCCCGAGCAGCGCGAACTGTTCGAAAAGCTCGCCTACGAGCAGACGCCGCGGGCCATGTTCATCACCTGTGCCGACTCGCGGATCATCCCCGAGCTGATCACCCAGAGCTCGCCCGGTGACCTGTTCGTCACCCGCAATGTCGGCAACGTGGTGCCGCCCTACGGACAGATGAACGGTGGCGTATCGACCGCCATCGAGTTCGCCGTGATGGCGCTTGGGGTGCAGCACATCATCGTCTGCGGCCATTCCGACTGCGGCGCGATGAAGGCGGTACTCAACCCGGCTCAGCTGGAGCGCATGCCGACGGTCAAGGGTTGGTTACGACATGCCGAGGTGGCAAAGATCGTCGTCGAGCAGAATTGCGGCTGCGCCGATCACAACACTCTCGGCATCCTCACTGAGGAAAACGTCGTGGCGCAGCTCGATCACCTGCGCACCCATCCCTCGGTGGCGGCGCGGCTGGCCAGCGGTCAGCTGTTCATCCACGGCTGGGTATACAACATCGGGACCAGCGAGATTCGCGCCTACGATGCGGAGAAGGGCGAGTTCCGCCTGGTCGGCGACGGCCCGCTGCCGATGGCCACGCCGCGGGCGCGCTATCAGGTGAGCTGA
- a CDS encoding acetyl-CoA carboxylase biotin carboxylase subunit, whose amino-acid sequence MIKKLLIANRGEIAVRIVRACAEMGVRSVAVFSEADRHALHVKRADEAHFIGEDPLAGYLNPRKLVNLAVETGCDALHPGYGFLSENAELAEICAERGIRFVGPSAEVIRRMGDKTEARRSMIKAGVPVTPGTEGNVADLAEALREAERIGYPVMLKATSGGGGRGIRRCNSQGELEAAYPRVISEATKAFGSAEVFLEKCIVEPKHIEAQVLADSFGNTVHLFERDCSIQRRNQKLIEIAPSPQLTPEQRAYIGDLAVRAAKAVGYENAGTVEFLLADGEVYFMEMNTRVQVEHTITEEITGIDIVREQIRIASGQPLSVKQEDIQYRGFALQFRINAEEPRNDFLPCFGKITRYYAPGGPGVRTDTAIYTGYTIPPYYDSMCLKLIVWALTWEEALARGSRALDDMRVQGVKTTATYYQQILASPDFRSGQFNTSFVENHPELLNYSIKRKPGELALAIAAAIAAHAGL is encoded by the coding sequence GTGATCAAGAAGCTGCTGATCGCCAACCGCGGGGAAATCGCGGTGCGCATCGTCCGCGCCTGTGCCGAAATGGGTGTCCGCTCGGTGGCGGTGTTCTCCGAAGCCGACCGTCATGCGCTGCACGTCAAGCGCGCCGACGAGGCCCATTTCATTGGCGAAGACCCGCTGGCCGGCTACCTGAACCCGCGCAAGCTGGTGAACCTGGCTGTGGAAACCGGCTGCGATGCGTTGCATCCAGGCTATGGATTTCTTTCCGAGAATGCCGAACTGGCGGAGATCTGCGCCGAACGTGGCATCCGCTTCGTCGGCCCCAGCGCCGAAGTCATCCGCCGCATGGGCGACAAGACCGAAGCGCGGCGCAGCATGATCAAGGCCGGCGTGCCGGTCACGCCGGGCACCGAAGGCAACGTTGCCGACCTCGCCGAGGCGCTGCGCGAAGCCGAGCGTATCGGCTATCCGGTAATGCTCAAGGCCACCTCCGGCGGTGGCGGTCGCGGCATTCGTCGCTGCAACTCGCAGGGGGAGCTGGAAGCGGCCTACCCGCGCGTGATCTCCGAAGCGACCAAGGCCTTCGGCAGCGCCGAAGTCTTCCTGGAAAAGTGCATCGTCGAACCCAAGCACATCGAGGCACAGGTGCTGGCCGACAGCTTCGGCAATACGGTGCACCTGTTCGAGCGCGACTGCTCGATCCAGCGCCGCAACCAGAAACTCATCGAGATCGCACCGAGCCCGCAGCTGACCCCCGAGCAGCGCGCCTACATCGGCGACCTCGCCGTGCGCGCGGCCAAGGCGGTGGGCTACGAGAACGCCGGTACCGTGGAGTTCCTGCTCGCCGATGGCGAGGTGTACTTCATGGAAATGAACACCCGGGTGCAGGTGGAGCACACCATCACCGAGGAAATCACTGGGATCGACATCGTTCGCGAGCAGATCCGCATCGCCTCCGGCCAGCCGCTGTCGGTCAAGCAGGAGGACATCCAGTATCGCGGCTTCGCCCTGCAGTTCCGCATCAATGCCGAAGAGCCGCGCAACGACTTCCTGCCCTGCTTCGGCAAGATCACCCGCTATTACGCGCCGGGTGGTCCCGGTGTGCGCACCGATACGGCGATCTACACCGGCTACACCATTCCGCCGTACTACGACTCCATGTGCCTGAAGCTGATCGTCTGGGCGCTGACCTGGGAAGAGGCACTGGCCCGCGGTTCGCGAGCACTGGACGACATGCGCGTGCAGGGCGTGAAGACCACCGCCACCTATTACCAGCAGATTCTCGCCAGTCCGGATTTCCGCAGCGGCCAGTTCAACACCAGCTTCGTCGAGAACCACCCGGAACTGCTGAATTACTCGATCAAACGCAAGCCGGGCGAGCTGGCCCTGGCCATCGCTGCCGCCATCGCCGCCCACGCAGGACTGTGA
- a CDS encoding sodium-dependent bicarbonate transport family permease: MGIDPVVLFFVFGLFAGLVKSELKLPPALYETLSIILLLAIGLHGGVELAEQASAALLGQSLLVLALGVLLPILAFILLRGLRFDRVNAAAVAAHYGSVSAGTFAVVVAYLAAREIFFESYMPLFVAILEIPAILVGILLAKGVSRDTDWKELGREIFLGKSIMLLLGGLLIGAIAGKEAIKPLEPLYTSMFKPVLAFFLLEMGLIASGQLGSLKRYGIKLAAFALIMPLIGALVGAMLARFMGLSVGGTAMLATLAASASYIAVPAAMRLAVPEANPSLSLTASLGITFPFNILIGIPLYLALAERLIAWGF, translated from the coding sequence ATGGGTATCGACCCAGTAGTGCTGTTCTTCGTCTTCGGCCTGTTTGCCGGCCTGGTGAAGAGCGAGTTGAAACTGCCGCCGGCGCTCTACGAGACGCTGTCGATCATCCTGCTGCTGGCGATCGGTCTGCACGGTGGCGTGGAGCTGGCCGAGCAGGCCAGTGCTGCATTGCTCGGCCAGTCGCTGCTGGTCTTGGCGTTGGGCGTGCTATTGCCGATCCTGGCCTTCATCCTGCTGCGCGGGCTGCGCTTCGACCGGGTCAACGCGGCGGCGGTGGCGGCGCACTACGGTTCGGTGAGCGCGGGTACCTTCGCCGTGGTGGTGGCCTATCTGGCGGCGCGGGAAATCTTCTTCGAAAGCTACATGCCGCTGTTCGTGGCGATCCTCGAGATTCCGGCGATCTTGGTCGGCATCCTGCTGGCCAAGGGCGTCTCGCGTGACACCGACTGGAAGGAGCTGGGCCGCGAAATCTTCCTCGGCAAGAGCATCATGCTGCTGCTGGGTGGCCTGCTGATCGGCGCGATCGCCGGCAAGGAAGCGATCAAGCCGCTGGAACCGCTGTACACCAGCATGTTCAAACCGGTGCTGGCGTTCTTCCTGCTGGAGATGGGCCTGATTGCCTCCGGTCAGCTGGGCTCGCTCAAGCGTTACGGGATCAAGCTCGCCGCCTTTGCCCTGATCATGCCACTGATCGGCGCGCTGGTCGGCGCCATGCTGGCGCGCTTCATGGGCTTGTCGGTGGGCGGTACGGCGATGCTCGCCACCCTGGCCGCCAGTGCGTCCTACATCGCGGTGCCCGCGGCAATGCGCCTGGCGGTGCCGGAAGCCAATCCGTCACTGTCGCTGACCGCTTCGCTGGGCATCACCTTTCCGTTCAACATCCTGATCGGCATACCGCTCTACCTGGCCCTGGCCGAGCGGCTGATCGCCTGGGGGTTCTGA